The genomic DNA atttttcacTGATATATCTCTAAAATTTTAAcgatttttttctcatttaggGTTGATATTTTGCTTGTATCGTCGATATATCTGTGATTATTGATATATTGTCaatatatcaccgatatttaACGATATTTTTGTCAGAGGATATATCTTACCTATATATTACATCCACCTTCTCCGATACATGATATATCCCAATATTAAGTGTAATTGAGTTTGGTCAAATTCATGTCGACCTCTATAAcccttttaataaataagtagttTTCAGATAcaaatttgatatgaattaacttatttaataatcctactaattaatctaattataacTTTATACTATTTAACCTTTTCTCATTAGACCATATGTAGAACTCATAGCCACAACTCTAATTCGATTATTTCCTAATAATTGTTGTACTGTACAAGTCACATTAATTTGTTGATCGATAGTATCCTGACCCTTAACTACTAGCGCATTGTAAATATTAGGCATCGTGACTGGGGGAAAAGTTACATTTAGGACCGGACCAATGATTTGAACCATATGTcccaagtttttgttttttttttcaagtgtgGAAACCCTAAGACCAGAAGTATggatcaattaaattataaacatatttagTTGAGACATGAATCACGTAGACTTATATCAGACTTAAttcaacttaattattaaataggaggACATGATTATTCAAtgagttaaataaattatttcatgtttaatctctttaataattaggtaaaattttgttttatatttttaacataattattaTTCGTATCGAGTTAAAGTTCACCTATATAATAAAAAGCTTAAGTTTTAACATGACACAAAAATAACCCATCAATACGAATTGCTGCCCCTAGTTTTGACTCTCATTCCATCATTTGGTTGACAAATCCTTGAGCTTAAGAACTATACTAAACAAACAATACATAATATCACACAATCGTCTTAAATTAGATGGGAtgtccaaaatttattttctatatgtttagaaaatagttttcatagATAAAAATGAGGacgtaatttttaaatttttgttgtgGTAAAATGcttgataatataaattaaacaatAGATTATGCGTTtatcataataaaattttgatatatgaattgaaaatagtttaggaaataataaaaatacaaagttATTTGGGTATTTCCTGAAATTAACTTcagtttattatatttttttgccttttagttatttaatttgtaaCACACCAATGATTAGGAAGATGGTATTAGATACAGTTTTTATGCTTAGGAGGACTATACTATATGTAAGAATATATTGGTGGAGCTAGAAATTCAATGGGGGACAATATTTGATAATAAGATATATTAATTGCtagtattttaataatttggaattATCAATTATACATATctcatgcaaaaaataaaataaaataacgaaTATTTTTTACGGGAGATgcttttacttaaaaaaaaaaaaactcatttctctaagaaattttttttagaagttatAAAAGTtcaagtaatttaaaaattgaaaaaattaaaaaataattgaaaattttatatttattttaaagttttaaaaatatatgtataaaaaattcaaaattattaccaacaaataagaaaaaaaatcttataaataaaaaaattaaactgcATCCTTAATGAAATCAGAAGTTGAATACAttcctttctattttaatttataccttagatgatgtgattttattattattactattattttattctaaaagaaAAGGCTATGTCAACTTATGGGTGTATAAGATCGTGACATTTGAATGCATAGTCattttattgttaatttatGGAACAACAACTTTCTCTTTCAGGGGATTGGTTTCCTCCAAATGGTGAAGCTGGCATATTTGCAGTTGAGgctcaacttttttttttttctcttcccttctttttttttttctgcatttaattataatttaaacagATCAAGCACCCACCAATGGAGACTTGTTCATATCCTTCTAAACTGGAAGAAAAGTAGTCTGATAGGCATGAGCTTGTTTGAAACCTTCTCATCATATATGTTCAGTCTTTCTCTTTTCCTGTATCTTTCAATTTTGTGAAAAGTTCTTCCACAACTGTAAGCTGACTGTTTCAGGTCTGCAGCGTGATTTACTGTTGATGGGTGGAGGAGAAGCCAACACAGAATCCCCACCAGAGAAATGGTGGATATGATTTAGCTTAATGCTCTTGGTGGGGTGCTGTTGAAGGATGGAAATGGTTGTTATATACTAATAACAGTCAAGAGGCCACCCGGGAGGACTCAGTCTTCATGATGTCACTTAAATTTGCAGAAGTAGTAGGGTATCAAGATTCAACATCAAACTGAATATATATTGGAGGATATAGAAAGTGATCAAGATAAAGCAACAGGACATGTCTGTATAGAGCAACAACATGATTTTCACACATACTGAACATGAAAACAGAAATTATACATGAAGATAACAACCGACATTTCTTCCCTCTGTCCATATTTATGCAAACATAGGCATCTAGATACGGGGACTCCATCACAAGAATATCCTGCATTTAACATTCACACAAGGAAAGATTTAGAGACAGTGGAATAGATTGTGTCAGTTGAGAGGGAAAGGGGTTTTCAACTTCTCAAACTATGGTGATAATCAAGGTctgttattatttaattctttttaaatttctatttatctaGGCTGTCTGATTTGGGAGAGACTATGAAAGATCTGAGATATTTGGAGAATATTAAGAGACAAAACAAACTAAAACCCCCTTCATATATTAGAAGACTTACAGTAGGGGCTGATTTTCCATAGCTGGTTATCTCCTTTCTTCCACTTGTTGAGCACAATAGTAGTACAGTCATGGACACCTCCATGGCTCCTATCCCCATGTAAAGCATCAACATTCAAGTGAATGTTATTGATCATCCTGATACTTCTGAAATTATCTCCCAAGTCCTTGCTTTCAGTCCATAGAACAGACTCATCAAGGACATCTGGATTGTAAGGGATCAGCTGCACCTGCAGAACAATTTTATAGGACAAGTTCAAAATCCAATATATTCATGATTCCAGCAATGCCAGATAAAGAGAGGAAAGCAATAGCAAAGGGGCACCAAGCGGACGCTTACTCACAAGCTCCCATACTTCAGTTTCCCCAAGTTGCTAATCACAATGCACAGGATGAAAACTCTTGCTAATCAGTTATGATGGCCTAGAAGACTCATATAGTTCTTAGTAAGTGTTTCAGAGGGTTTTAGAATCTAGATTGAAACTCAGTGCTCAAAACCCCCCCTGTTTAACACAAAAGACATTACAAAGCAAGAGAGTCTGCATTTTAGCTATGACTTTTGAAAGTTGATTTTGGTTATAATTCTGCAAAACATACTTCTGTGACTACAACTAATCATCTTCCAAGGTGCAGGTTGTAAAAGCTATCTCTATTTGTAGTCCTATTCCTATTCTTATTCCTGATATATTTGACATTCTATGAAGTAAAATCACAGCAAGCGTAGAGCCACATGTGGTGAAGAACATCTAGAATTTCTAAAATGAAGAACCCCATCTGAACCAGGATAAACAAAGTATATTAGTTGGGGATGATGCTGCTTACTATCAAAACAAACAGATAACCAaaacaaaattggaaaaattgATAGTTACTAAACCCAAATCTGGATCACTTACCCTGGCCCCTCCATACTACAGTCCCTGCAGCTGCACTTAGTCCAATGAATAACATAGGAGTCTAgtaaatgcaaaagaaaataaaaaaaattgcaacttCTACATCAGGGGAAGGAATCAGGAGAAACAAACAAGAGGAAGATCAGCAATTATGGCAGCAAAGGAAGTAGACTTACAGGATGAGAAGCCCCAATTGAATGTTTCATTGCCTGACCGGTGGCTTTATTAACCAAAGCAAAGCTTGGAAATCCCTCTTCGTCCTTCACACTTGTGCTGTATTTCTCATCTTTGATCCAGTGCTGCAACAACCAACCAGGTACAGAAGAAACAGAGAGATGTGAGCGAATTCAAGGCATTTAAAAGATGAAGCAGATAATTCAAGGAAAATCTTCATGGGGATTGATTTTTAAGTACTTGGAGCATGTCGGTTTTGTCGGATGGCGCCAGATAGACCTTCCCATCTAGGATGGTAAGGGAGTGATTAGGCTTGGCCTTGCAGAAAACCCTCACAGTGGGTTTATTGGACAGGTTAGAACCTACCCCGTGGGCTTCGTTGTGATGATGAAGGAAACCTGGcaaatgatgaagatgatgggTTTCAACCTGTTCAGTACCCTGAGGCTGCTGAGGGTTCAAATGGTGAGAGACATGCCGGACAGAAGCAGAGGCGGAATAGGAAACAGGCGGCGGTCGAGCATAAGGAGGCCCTTCGTGCGTGTAATTTTCGCGGCCAAAGCCTTGATCTTCTACATGTGAAATATGATGCACGTGCGATGAAGGCGGTGGTCGCGGTGGATCAGCATGGGAAATGTGATGCACTTGTGCCCGCGGCGGTGGTGGTTCATCTTCTCCATAAAAATATGCTGGCGGTGGTGGTTCATCTTCTCCATGAAAATATGCTGGCGGTGGTGGCGGAGAATGAATAAGAGGCGGTGGGGGTGGGGGCTGCAGGTACTCTTCTTCTTCGCCTGCGCCATATTCAGGCCTGTGATGATGGGTGTGATGGTGATGCCCAAATGGGAATTCCATCGTTCCCAAATCTGAGTTAGGTCTAAAAGGGGAGATTCATGTTTTATGATTAATATTGATCGCTCGTTTGGATTTTGGAATGGCTTGTTTTTCACTCAACTTAAAGTTGAAGTTggattaaaaatcataatttcaaaGAATCAATCTTGCAACCAATTGGAATCCCCGAAAAATCATCCCTAAAAGCACATTAAAATTTAGAAAGGGAACCTTCTTTggaatcatttcaaaatgaaagaaattgattttgaaacgTCTAGGTAAGTCCGGTCTTTCCTCGAAATTTCGATTTAGTGAAATCTTATCTCTCTTTTAATATTTGGAATCcattataaatttatactaCTCAccatacaaaacaaaaaatgttttattaaatcttaaacttttagttccttcgaaaataaaaatgaattgtgtttgtatgtatttaataatattgtaatatCTCACATTAGATTAGGTAGAAAATTACtgaatttatatattaatgaaCATTTGTTAATATTATAGACACTGTTTTAAAATCGAGAtagtttatttgaatttaaagtgGATAATACTTATAGAATTAGGTGATTTGATCTCATAATTGCATGGGATACAACGAGAATGTTGtgtctatataaaatatttgtgaaaCCTTTTAAAGTCGGGACTAATAAGGATGTTATGTCTTAATAAGGATATTCGTGAAACCTTTTAAAGTCGCACAATTGAGTGTAATAGTGTttattaattatgataaaattacTTATTAAAGTATAAACGGTAGAATATAAGAGaaatttaatacttttaataa from Vitis riparia cultivar Riparia Gloire de Montpellier isolate 1030 chromosome 8, EGFV_Vit.rip_1.0, whole genome shotgun sequence includes the following:
- the LOC117921238 gene encoding ricin B-like lectin R40G3; the protein is MEFPFGHHHHTHHHRPEYGAGEEEEYLQPPPPPPLIHSPPPPPAYFHGEDEPPPPAYFYGEDEPPPPRAQVHHISHADPPRPPPSSHVHHISHVEDQGFGRENYTHEGPPYARPPPVSYSASASVRHVSHHLNPQQPQGTEQVETHHLHHLPGFLHHHNEAHGVGSNLSNKPTVRVFCKAKPNHSLTILDGKVYLAPSDKTDMLQHWIKDEKYSTSVKDEEGFPSFALVNKATGQAMKHSIGASHPVQLIPYNPDVLDESVLWTESKDLGDNFRSIRMINNIHLNVDALHGDRSHGGVHDCTTIVLNKWKKGDNQLWKISPY